The Flavobacteriales bacterium genome includes a region encoding these proteins:
- a CDS encoding dehydrogenase E1 component subunit alpha/beta: MSATVKPVLQFDRKGYSNETLLDLYRSVLLPRLIEEKMLILLRQGRISKWFSGFGQEGISVGTAKAISKEEYILPMHRNLGVFTARDLPLHRLFAQFQGKEMGFTKGRDRSFHFGSKEHKVVGMISHLGPQLGIADGIALGHKLRKEEKCTLVYTGDGGASEGDFHESLNVAAVWDLPVIFVIENNQWGLSTPSNEQFRCKQFIDKAIGYGIEGIQVDGNNLLEVYDTTRRIAEDIRKNPRPVMLECLTFRMRGHEEASGTKYYPEGIQDKWSVKDPVDNYENWLISEGILSVQDAEKTRIEIKKQIADELEIAFAAPTITVDTEREMNDVYAPFQFVPTPASNKKSEKRFIDAISEGLKQAMEKHENLVLMGQDIAEYGGVFKVTEGFVDKFGKGRVRNTPLCESAIVGSALGLSINGHKAMSEMQFADFVTCGFNQIVNNLAKIHYRWGQNADVVVRMPTGAGVGAGPFHSQSNEAWFFHTPGLKVVYPAFPNEAKGLLLAAFEDPNPVIFFEHKALYRSISEEVCEDYFTLEIGKASVVEEGNDVTIVTYGMGVHWAMETAKELGIDADIINLRTLLPLDTETIYNSVRKTGKVLVLQEDCQTGGIAGEIAALIAENCFDVLDAPVVRVGSLDTPVPFAVPLENNFLPKDRFRSKLQNLINY; the protein is encoded by the coding sequence ATGTCAGCCACTGTAAAACCGGTTCTTCAGTTCGACCGCAAAGGGTACTCCAACGAAACACTTTTGGATTTATACCGTTCGGTATTACTGCCCCGATTGATTGAAGAAAAAATGCTCATCCTGCTTCGTCAGGGAAGAATTTCGAAATGGTTTTCCGGTTTCGGTCAGGAAGGAATTTCGGTTGGAACAGCCAAAGCGATTAGCAAGGAAGAATATATTTTACCCATGCACCGCAATCTGGGTGTATTTACTGCAAGGGATTTGCCTTTGCATCGTTTGTTTGCGCAGTTTCAGGGAAAAGAAATGGGCTTTACCAAGGGAAGAGACCGCTCGTTCCATTTTGGATCCAAAGAACATAAAGTGGTTGGAATGATATCGCATTTGGGTCCGCAATTAGGAATTGCAGATGGAATTGCGCTCGGGCATAAACTTCGCAAAGAAGAAAAATGCACATTGGTTTACACCGGTGATGGAGGAGCTTCTGAAGGTGATTTTCATGAAAGCTTAAACGTAGCTGCCGTATGGGATTTGCCGGTGATTTTTGTAATTGAAAATAATCAATGGGGATTATCCACTCCATCCAACGAACAATTCCGTTGTAAACAATTTATCGATAAAGCGATCGGTTATGGCATAGAAGGAATTCAGGTTGACGGAAACAATCTGCTCGAAGTGTACGATACAACACGACGCATAGCAGAAGACATCCGCAAAAATCCTCGTCCCGTAATGCTGGAGTGCCTCACCTTTAGAATGCGTGGTCATGAAGAAGCTTCGGGTACAAAATACTATCCGGAAGGAATTCAGGATAAGTGGTCGGTAAAAGATCCGGTAGATAATTACGAAAACTGGTTGATTTCAGAAGGAATTTTATCGGTACAGGATGCAGAAAAAACGCGCATTGAAATTAAAAAACAAATTGCCGACGAATTAGAAATTGCATTTGCAGCACCGACTATTACGGTAGATACCGAACGCGAAATGAATGATGTGTATGCACCATTTCAATTCGTGCCAACTCCGGCCAGCAATAAAAAATCGGAGAAACGATTTATCGATGCCATAAGTGAGGGATTAAAACAAGCCATGGAAAAACATGAGAATCTTGTTTTAATGGGACAAGACATCGCTGAATATGGAGGTGTGTTTAAAGTGACCGAAGGATTTGTAGATAAATTCGGAAAAGGGCGTGTACGTAATACACCTTTATGCGAATCGGCCATTGTTGGTTCTGCATTGGGATTATCCATTAACGGACATAAAGCCATGAGCGAAATGCAATTTGCCGATTTCGTTACATGTGGATTTAATCAGATCGTAAATAACCTTGCAAAAATTCATTATCGCTGGGGACAAAACGCCGATGTGGTGGTGCGCATGCCAACAGGAGCCGGTGTTGGAGCCGGACCTTTCCACTCGCAGAGTAATGAAGCCTGGTTTTTTCATACACCCGGATTAAAAGTTGTTTACCCTGCGTTTCCCAATGAAGCGAAAGGATTATTATTAGCCGCATTCGAAGATCCGAATCCTGTAATTTTCTTTGAACATAAAGCACTATACAGAAGTATTTCCGAAGAAGTGTGCGAAGATTATTTCACACTCGAAATCGGAAAAGCATCGGTGGTGGAAGAAGGAAATGATGTAACGATAGTTACCTATGGAATGGGAGTTCATTGGGCCATGGAAACCGCGAAAGAATTAGGGATTGATGCAGATATTATCAATTTAAGGACTTTACTTCCGCTGGATACAGAAACCATTTATAACTCCGTTCGCAAAACAGGAAAAGTGCTGGTGTTGCAGGAGGATTGTCAAACAGGTGGAATTGCCGGAGAAATTGCTGCATTAATTGCAGAAAATTGTTTTGATGTGCTGGATGCACCCGTTGTTCGTGTTGGATCATTAGATACACCGGTTCCGTTTGCAGTTCCGCTGGAAAATAATTTTTTACCGAAAGACCGTTTCCGTTCTAAACTTCAGAACCTG
- a CDS encoding porin, with amino-acid sequence MKSLFLFLLLLSPMVMFGQKDSLKKHDKDLSFTGTRINPYSVEYDTSGKIKLSAYIDTYYAFYSDTVGSGGFQKFPTTAPRSDQFGLNIAQVSARYQSDRFRGIATLFWGDCPQSAWSPLLNLIQEANLGFRIAKGLWFDAGFFRTHIGLESIQPRENVTMSFATTTYFEPYYMAGAKLTYELSPTLVVQLNAFNGFNAFAETNSNKAVGVSAAWTPGEHFNLSFSSLASDESADDYPLPQMRLYNNLYMVYKTNRFTLGVEGNFGLQQNTKLSDSSATAMMYSTLIAAKYRVTTHWGVYSRFEFFDDPDEILTGPVYNDNHQLAGMKLIGFTAGTEYKPIPNSYLRIESRVLQAPSDEKIFYYNAQSSNIRWEVICGLGFWF; translated from the coding sequence ATGAAGTCATTATTCCTCTTCCTCCTTCTCTTATCACCTATGGTGATGTTTGGTCAAAAGGACAGCCTTAAAAAGCACGATAAGGATCTTTCGTTTACGGGAACCCGGATCAATCCTTATTCGGTTGAATATGATACTTCAGGAAAGATAAAACTGTCGGCCTATATCGACACCTACTACGCGTTTTATTCCGACACGGTGGGTTCGGGTGGATTCCAAAAATTCCCAACCACTGCACCGCGCTCTGATCAATTCGGATTAAATATTGCCCAGGTTTCGGCCCGTTATCAGTCGGATCGTTTTCGGGGTATTGCCACGTTATTCTGGGGCGATTGTCCCCAAAGTGCCTGGTCGCCCCTTTTGAATCTCATTCAGGAAGCCAATCTGGGTTTCAGAATTGCAAAAGGCTTATGGTTCGATGCCGGTTTTTTTCGTACGCATATCGGACTGGAGTCGATACAGCCAAGGGAGAACGTCACCATGAGCTTTGCCACCACCACTTATTTCGAGCCTTATTACATGGCAGGAGCTAAACTGACCTATGAGCTTAGTCCAACGCTCGTGGTCCAATTAAATGCATTTAACGGTTTCAATGCTTTTGCCGAAACCAATTCCAATAAAGCTGTAGGTGTTTCTGCGGCATGGACACCCGGCGAGCATTTTAATTTATCCTTTTCATCGCTGGCATCGGATGAGTCGGCCGATGATTATCCTCTGCCACAAATGCGCCTTTACAACAATTTATACATGGTTTATAAAACCAATCGCTTCACTCTCGGTGTAGAAGGTAATTTCGGATTGCAGCAAAACACCAAACTCAGCGATTCTTCTGCTACTGCCATGATGTATAGCACGCTTATCGCTGCGAAATACAGAGTAACAACCCACTGGGGAGTTTATTCCCGTTTTGAATTTTTCGATGATCCCGACGAAATTTTAACGGGTCCCGTGTATAACGATAATCATCAATTGGCGGGAATGAAACTCATCGGATTTACAGCAGGTACCGAATACAAACCCATACCCAACTCCTACCTACGAATCGAATCGCGTGTATTGCAGGCACCGAGTGATGAAAAAATATTTTACTACAACGCGCAAAGCAGCAATATTCGCTGGGAGGTAATTTGTGGATTAGGATTTTGGTTTTAA
- a CDS encoding deoxynucleoside kinase codes for MSIHRFIAIEGNIGAGKTTLARRLSELWSTQLILEQFEDNPFLPLFYEDPRRHAFPLEMYFLAERYRQLSEEMNGPDLFGSTVVSDYYLEKSLIFARNNLDENEFSLFRRLYDIMFKTLPKPDLIVFLIVPTSKLKSHIEKRGRIYEQCIKEEYLQGIQQVYLEHLATLQGLRILLLDYGELDFATKKEDLFRISETINQEYPVGITRISL; via the coding sequence ATGAGTATCCATCGTTTTATTGCCATCGAAGGAAATATCGGTGCAGGGAAAACAACCCTGGCGCGGCGACTCAGCGAGTTGTGGTCGACCCAACTCATTCTGGAGCAATTCGAGGACAACCCTTTTCTTCCTTTATTTTATGAAGATCCCCGACGGCACGCCTTTCCGTTGGAAATGTACTTCCTGGCCGAGCGTTACCGCCAGCTCAGTGAAGAAATGAATGGTCCGGACCTCTTTGGCAGCACGGTGGTTTCCGACTACTACCTCGAAAAATCACTGATTTTCGCCCGTAATAACCTCGATGAAAACGAATTCAGTCTGTTCCGTCGCCTGTACGACATCATGTTTAAAACACTTCCCAAGCCCGATTTAATCGTCTTTTTAATCGTTCCCACCTCCAAATTGAAATCACACATCGAAAAAAGAGGAAGGATTTATGAACAATGTATAAAAGAAGAATATTTACAGGGAATCCAGCAGGTTTATCTGGAGCATCTTGCTACTTTACAGGGACTTCGGATCTTATTATTGGACTACGGAGAGCTGGATTTCGCTACTAAAAAGGAGGATTTATTTCGGATTTCTGAAACAATTAATCAGGAATATCCAGTAGGAATTACCCGTATTTCGCTATAA